A genomic segment from Anas platyrhynchos isolate ZD024472 breed Pekin duck chromosome 5, IASCAAS_PekinDuck_T2T, whole genome shotgun sequence encodes:
- the SIX1 gene encoding homeobox protein SIX1 yields MSMLPSFGFTQEQVACVCEVLQQGGNLERLGRFLWSLPACDHLHKNESVLKAKAVVAFHRGNFRELYKILESHQFSPHNHPKLQQLWLKAHYVEAEKLRGRPLGAVGKYRVRRKFPLPRTIWDGEETSYCFKEKSRGVLREWYAHNPYPSPREKRELAEATGLTTTQVSNWFKNRRQRDRAAEAKERENTENSNAATNKPNQLSPLDGSKPLLSSSEEEFSPPQSPDQNSVLLLQGNLGHARSSSYPLSGLAAPQSAHSLPGHQLQDSLLGPLTSSLVDLGS; encoded by the exons ATGTCGATGCTGCCGTCGTTTGGGTTCACGCAGGAGCAGGTCGCCTGCGTGTGCGAGGTGCTGCAGCAAGGGGGGAACCTGGAGAGGCTGGGCCGGTTCCTGTGGTCCCTGCCGGCCTGCGACCACCTGCACAAGAACGAGAGCGTCCTCAAGGCCAAGGCGGTGGTGGCTTTCCACCGGGGCAACTTTCGCGAGCTCTACAAGATCCTGGAGAGCCACCAGTTCTCGCCCCACAACCACcccaagctgcagcagctctggctcaAGGCGCACTACGTGGAAGCCGAGAAGCTGCGGGGCAGACCCCTGGGAGCCGTGGGCAAGTACCGGGTCCGCCGAAAATTCCCCTTGCCCCGCACCATTTGGGACGGCGAGGAGACCAGCTACTGCTTCAAGGAGAAGTCCCGGGGCGTGCTGCGGGAGTGGTACGCGCACAACCCCTACCCCTCTCCGCGGGAGAAGCGGGAGCTGGCCGAAGCCACCGGCCTCACCACCACCCAGGTCAGCAACTGGTTCAAGAACCGGAGGCAGCGGGACCGAGCGGCCGAGGCGAAGGAAAG GGAGAACACGGAGAACTCCAACGCCGCCACCAACAAACCCAACCAGCTCTCGCCCCTGGACGGGAGCAAACCCCTCCTGTCCAGCTCCGAGGAAGAGTTTTCTCCGCCGCAGAGCCCCGATCAGAACTCGGTCCTGCTCTTGCAGGGGAACCTCGGGCACGCCAGGAGCTCCAGCTACCCCCTGAGCGGCTTGGCCGCCCCCCAGAGCGCTCACAGCCTGCCGGGCCACCAGCTCCAGGACTCGCTGCTGGGACCCCTCACGTCCAGCCTGGTGGACCTGGGCTCCTAA